The genomic stretch AGTTGCAAAGTTCTACATTAAAACTGAATAAAGTCACAACATCTTCTTCAGTTTGACCTTCTTGATTGTTTGATTTGCTTGTTTCTTGCTTGATCTGCGCAAAAAATTGACTTTGATAACATATCCAGTCTTTGATAACTTCTAACAGTCCAAAATGGTGCttattgttgatgttaaactctGCTTGTTCATTCCCCTGCACATAAATCTACGAACCAACTACTAATGCTACCAACAGGGGGATTTTCCAATGTTGGGTCATTACTACTTTCACCTGCTTCAGTAATGGTGCCAACAGGTTCATATTCCCCTGTTGGTTCATTACTGGTGCCACTGGTACTTGCTTGATTTTCTGCATTCTCTGTCAAACTGTTAAGTGAATTAACTAATTCACTTATTGTGCTTGGATCACCAACATTCTGTACATATTGTATGCATTCTTTCACTAAATCGATGTTAGCATCAAGATATTCAGGCAATAAACCTTCTGCTGCTAGTTTTGTCTTATGCATATGTGGAATTGGGTAGTCTATGCCacctttttttttcattacttCTACCATACATGCTTGCAATGTTATCCATACATACTTCAGCTTTAGTGCATCTTGTTCTTCATATGCCTTGATTGTGTTGCTGATTAACTCATCCAATTTgattgcttttttttttgttggagaGATTGTATTGACCTAAAAAACCCCAAATCCAAGACATTCAAATCTGGTGAATTGGGTGTTTGATAGGCCAATTCAATCATCCATCCATCTGATGTTGCTGCCCTTTTAAAATCAACATCATCATTGCTAAAATGGGGACGGGCATTATCTTGTTGAATGATTATGCGTTTACTAACATTAGAAGGCCATTTAGCCTTTATAGCTGGCAACACACGATTTATTATCATGTCTTTTGTTACTTGCTTGTTTATAGACTCAATACACTTGGTTTCCATTGTTCCTGCTACTCTATTTTTTGAGTTTCGTTGTGCTGGTATTTCAACAACAAATGGCCATATTCCTATTTTGCCATCAAAAATTAATTCACCATTTGACCCATATAATGGTCTACCTACTGCACACATAAACATCACCTTTTCTATGAAACTCTTTGATTGTACACATCTATGTGGGTCAGTTTCACCTTTAGCCAAATAAAACCTTGTAGTAGGTTTAGTTTTAGAAAACCATTTCTCATCCATGTGAATAATGTTGCTTTGATCTTTGAAAACAATTCTTTTAGTGTGTTCATGATATACTAAATGTTGTAGACTGAAAATTAATCTAGCAAGTTTGTTTTTATCAGTCAAACCTGGTTTGAGTGCATTTGTGTGTGACCTGATTTGTTTTGACATCACCCATCTTGAAACGGTTGATTGGCTTACACCTAAGTGCGTGGCCAATGAGTGTTGTGTTGACCTATCCAGTAGATCAATTGATTTGAGCTTCTCCTCATCTAAAATTGCTCTTCCCACCTTTTTGCTGCCTTTCTTTTTGCTGCTCACATTCACTGGTATGGATGATGCTCTCTGTTTTTGTGCCGCCATCCATAACCTTGTTATTGTTTTCCTGTCGACTGAAAACCTTGCTGCCACTTCATTGATAATACCATGTTTTGGTTTTCCATTTATGCTGTTATTCAATAGTGTTTCATTTATTTTTGATCTTTCTAAGTTGGTCAGATTCTTCATTGAATGTTGCTGAATTTTTTGTT from Silene latifolia isolate original U9 population chromosome 2, ASM4854445v1, whole genome shotgun sequence encodes the following:
- the LOC141641883 gene encoding uncharacterized protein LOC141641883, producing MKNLTNLERSKINETLLNNSINGKPKHGIINEVAARFSVDRKTITRLWMAAQKQRASSIPVNVSSKKKGSKKVGRAILDEEKLKSIDLLDRSTQHSLATHLGVSQSTVSRWVMSKQIRSHTNALKPGLTDKNKLARLIFSLQHLVYHEHTKRIVFKDQSNIIHMDEKWFSKTKPTTRFYLAKGETDPHRCVQSKSFIEKVMFMCAVGRPLYGSNGELIFDGKIGIWPFVVEIPAQRNSKNRVAGTMETKCIESINKQVTKDMIINRVLPAIKAKWPSNVNTISPTKKKAIKLDELISNTIKAYEEQDALKLKYVWITLQACMVEVMKKKGGIDYPIPHMHKTKLAAEGLLPEYLDANIDLVKECIQYVQNVGDPSTISELVNSLNSLTENAENQASTSGTSNEPTGEYEPVGTITEAGESSNDPTLENPPVGSISSWFVDLCAGE